A region of the Oscillatoria salina IIICB1 genome:
AACAAGAGAGTATCGCGGGAAGTATCATGTTCTCGGAGGTGTAATTTCGCCGATGGATGGGATAGGTCCAGAACAGTTGCATATTCAGCAATTGGTGCGGCGAGTGAGTCAGCAAAAAGTTCAAGAAGCGATTTTGGCTATTAGTCCGAGTGTCGAAGGTGAGACAACGACTCTTTATGTCGGTCAATTATTGAAGCCTTTTGTGAAAGTGACCAGAATTGCCTTTGGATTACCAATGGGTGGAGATTTGGAATATGCGGATGAGGTAACTTTAGCAAGGGCTTTGGAAGGAAGACGAGA
Encoded here:
- the recR gene encoding recombination mediator RecR, which produces MYTPPLAHLIEQLQLLPGVGPKTAQRLALHILQRPDAEVQALANALMEAKKKVGLCKICFHLSAEPVCEICRNKNRDEEILCVVADSRDVIALEKTREYRGKYHVLGGVISPMDGIGPEQLHIQQLVRRVSQQKVQEAILAISPSVEGETTTLYVGQLLKPFVKVTRIAFGLPMGGDLEYADEVTLARALEGRREL